CCGTATCGTTCACCACACCTTTGTCCAGCTGCGCTTCTATGTACTGCAGTATTTTCAAGCCGCCGGGGGAGTGATAAATGTGATGCATCAGCGGTGTGGCGCCCGGGTCGCTGGATGGCGCTGTGGCGGATTTGACGGTAACATCCCGGTCGTAATAATCCAGGTTCTTCATGTACTTCTGCTTCCCTTCAATGTACTCCGCGTTGATGGTATGGTACTCGCCGGTGCCTTTTACATACAGCGCCACAAAGGTGCCGTCCGGCACTTTCACGATGTCTTTGAGCCTTTCGGGGAATTCCACTTTGTCGTCTATTTCATTCCACAGCTGCATGGCCTCATCATGCGGGAGCGGCTTGCGCGCATAGAACCCGCTGTTCGCCATCCGGTAAATGATCGCTTCTCCCCGGGGAGCGCCTCTTCTGCCCCTGGCTGCCGCGTCAGGATCTACGTAATAGAGGTTATCCACCACATCCTGCAAAGGCACTTCCTTGCCGTTCAGGAATATCTTTTCCGCTTTCACCTTGTTGGGGATCGCCCGCCAGTCCATATCCCTGCTGTCCTGATCGTTCAGCCGCAGTTCATTGACGATATTGAACAGGTCCATCTGTGTCAACTCGTAGGTGTGATATTTCCCGTCGGGAGATTGAACCGTTATGCCATCGCGTTTGCGCAGGTTATTGCGGACGTGGGTCTCTGCTTCTTCGAGGGTCTTTGTTTCCTTGTCTTTCAGTTTCCTGCTATTGTCCTGCAATGCAATGGCGGCATAAGGCACATGGGCGAGCATCAGGCGGATAGCGGCGCTGTATTGCTGGGCCGGCGGAATATCGAGGCCCACCAGCTCGGGTGCATATTTACCGATGAGGTCGTTAAGCGCAGTAACTTTCTGATCGTGGATAGGATCGGCGCTGTCGGGGTCCTGCCCGGGATAAGTATGATTGAAGAGGAAAGAGATCGATGAATTGGCGACCGGGTGGTTGAGTACTTCCTGCAGAATGGCATGTACACCCAGCTTTGAAATGCTGAAAGATTTTGGCAGATCGGTATCTGCGATCATGACGACGTTTGCGCGTACCTTGTTGCGGGTAACGATGGATATCCTGCGGTTGACCCTCAGCACGATGCCTTTCCCTTTTGCGGTGGGAGCGGATGGTTGTCCGATGGGGCCTTCGGTTTCGCCTTCCTTTGGCGGAGTACCTGTCCATCCCTTTTCTTCATAGTAATCCGGCTGCTCGGGTATCGGTTCTCCTTCTATGACAAACCCTTCTTCCGGCCCCCTGATACTGATACCGCCCTGGTCGCTTTGCGGACTGCCGGGTACGTTCGGCGGCAGGAATTCCGCGGCTACATCCGCCGGAATATTGAGCAATTCGACTTTTATGAATCCGGATACCAGCGTACCGGGATAAAGATGGTCTACCCACACCATTTTGTAGGTGTGCTCCATGATCACAGCATTCTTCCACACCTGAAGGGAGGTTTCCTGGTCCGGCGGTTCGGGCGCCCGTTGAATGCGCTGGATGTTATTGCCGTTCTGCTGCACCACATGCGTCAGCTCGTGTGCCAGCAGATGGCGGCCTCCGGAAGAGCCGGGATCGAATTTGCCGGCATTGAAATAGATATCGCTGCCGTGGGTGAAAGCCTGTGCATTCAGGCCCGAGGAGAGCCTTGCCGCTTCTCCGTCCGTATGCAGCCGCACGTCCTCAAAGCTGCGGCCGAAACGGCTTTCCATAAAATCTTTGGTATCACCGGAAAGCGATGCGCCTTTCCCTTTGCCTTGTGTAATGGCAGCGGATGCGGCGTTGCTTACCACCGGTTCCCCATCCCCGCTACCCTGCAGGAACACGGCGCCTTCGTCCGAACCTTCTTCCTCCCGCTGTAATTTTTCGTCTTCTGCTTCGCAATGTTCGCAGGCCCGTTGAATGGGTGGCACGGCGGGTTTAAAAAAAACAGGTTCGGCCGGTGCGCGCATCACGGTGTCAGCCACCTGGTCCGCTTCCCGTTCAAAGGGATCGCCGGGATTGTTTACGGTAAGCTTTGCCTGCACGAAGGGCGGAAAAAAGAAAGCCTGCCCGGCATCCGGAACGGAAGCGGTGGTTCCGGAAACATGCTTTGGGCTGGCGGTTCCGGGTTTCGGGGTAGTGTGTGGCTGTTTGCTCAAAACGGTTGCTCAGATCATGGGACAGTAACGCCCTGTGTTGTTACGGGTGCATCCAGCATCCAGTTCCCTTTGTCCATTTCCCGCAGAAATGTTTTGGTGCGGTAAACGGTGGGATGGAGCACTTTCCTGGAATGTGTGGCCAGCCAGTGCTGCCTTGTTTTCGTGTATGCCTTTATCCAGGCTTTCTCATCCCCTCCGCGCAATGGCGTACGTTCCGGAAAGCGTACACGCAGGAATGCGGGAATGGAGCCGGAATGGATATAGCTGTCATAGATGACCAGCAGGCTTAACGGCAATGCGAACTGTTCCGCATTGAAAAAATGCAGCGCCGGCTGAAAATAGAGTATCTCGAATGTGTCGTCCTGCGCTTGCCGCATCAGCGGGTCTTCTCTGGCGCTTTTCTTCAGGAGGTCTTTGAACGGTTTATTGTCTACCAGCGGTACGGCGCCTACCTTGGGGATATAGGGCATAAAATCGGCGGCAAACATGCCATTCATGGCCACATAGCGTTCCAGCAGATTACGCAGGTTCCCCTGCTCTGTGGTCTGGCTGCGACCATAGGTGATCTGGCGGCTGCCATTCCTGCCATCGGGGAATATGACCAGCGCATCGTATTTTCCATCCGGCGTGCCGGTTTCGAATACGTTGATAATACGGATGATCTTGGTTTTAATGCCGGGAGTGATCATAACAGAATATATTGAGGGGTAAAAAGATCATTTTCCTTCTTTCTCCAGTTCCCGCCGCACGCCTTTGAGAATGTCCGCCTGGGACACTTCCAGGTTGTTCCGCTCCAGCGCGTTCAGGCAGATGTACTGTACGATGTTCATCACATGCGACCCGGTCAGCTCGTATGCCGCGGCAATGGCTTCCATATCCACATCCGGCAGCATCCTCAACTCGGAGGGGAATGACTGCTGCAGCAACAGCAATCGCTCGGCGGGCCGTGGTGGCGGAAAATAAATGATGGAACTGAAACGCCGGATAAACGCATCGTCCATATTATTCCTGAAATTGGATGCCAGAATAGTAAGCCCTGCATGCATTTCTATCCTTTGCAGCAGATAGGAAACCTCCTGGTTCGCGTATTTGTCATGCGCATCCCTTACACCGGTGCGCTTCCCGAAAACGGCATCTGCTTCATCGAAGAACAATATCCAGTTCTTATGCTCCGCTTTATCAAAAAGGGAGGCGAGGTTTTTTTCCGTTTCCCCGATGTATTTGGAAATGATCATGGAGAGATCTACCCTGAATACTTCGCGGCCGGTGTATTTCCCCAGCAGGGTGGCGGTAAGCGTTTTGCCGGTACCGGGAGGGCCGTAGAACAGTACCCTGTAGCCGGGTTTCAGCTTCCTGCCCATACCCCATTCTTTCATCAGGGTATCATGATGGCTGATCCAGCTTTTCAGCTCATGCACCTGCCGCCATACGGCCTCCGGCAATACCAGGTCTTCCCAGTCCATTTGCGTGGTGATGTGCTCCGCCGGAAAACTGATGCCGGCTTTGGGCAATCCTACTTTACCGGTGGTGAATACTTCCGCATATTCTGCATCCAGCAGCAGGCGGCCACTCAGGAAGGGTTCACCTGTACGCACGGGCTCCAGCGACAGGATGCGATGCCGGAATAAAAAACTGGCATCGCTGAAGAGCGTCAACAGCGACAGCCTTTTTTGTACATCGGCGCCTGCGAGCAGGAAGAGCGCTGTTTCCCCGGTGGGCAATGTTCCGCGTTGATGTTGCCCCTTGATACCGCCAAACTCCGGCAGTTCGCCGCCCTGCGGCAGGAACTGCTGCATGATGTTGTCATAGAAACCGGTCATGATGTGAGGGGCCAGCGTTGCCAGCAGCACGATCATCTCCTCATGTGAAGGCACGGAATGCCGTGCAAACCGCGCAAATGGCGATTCATCATGCGGCTCCGGGGGCGGGAGTCCTTGTGATACCATGGCCTCGTTCTGCAGGTGCATGGCGAGACGGCCGGCCACAAAATCCCTGAAATAATCCAGGGCGGTGACCAGGTAGCTGTCCGTCAGCCCATTGCCATTGTGCTTTATCGATCTGTTGGTCCGTGTTGTTTCCATTATGCTGCTATTTATGCTACCGCTGTTCCATCACGCGCCGGCATGGGAAAATCTCCCAGCGGCGCTACCCGTTGCCGCAGCCCTGCGCAATATTCAGGGCTTACGCCATTCCCCTGGCAGGCAGCGAGCGTGCCGTGCGCCACATCATGCCCTACCGTTCCGCTTGAAATATGCCAAAGCTCATGCGCCAGCGCATTACAATTCGTATTGGGATTATCCCGCTGATTTGCGGCGATCACGGCATAGGTACGCCCGGTGTAGGTGGCATCAAAACGACTGTCTACCGTTACACCGCCGCCGGAATCCGCAACATTATCCACTACAAGAATGGGAATGCCCCTGCTCCCGTTAAAGGTATTGCCTTCGCCCAGCGCCTGCGCTTCTTCGAGATAATTCCAGTTACCGCCGCCATGATCATCCAGGAATGTAAAATCCCCGCCGCCGGGCAGCATCGTCCAGTTAAACTCGCATTTCAGCCGCAGGCAGCAATTGTTCAGGATCGTTCTCGCGCCGTTGATCTGCTGCCGCAGCCATCGCATGGTTGCCCGTGTAGCGCGCCTTCTGAAATAAAAGGTCACCCAGAAATCACGGATACCGCCATCACAACTGTCGCAGCCGCCATCATGACAATCCCGCTGCACGGCATGCGAGGAAGCGCCCTGTTGCACAACATGCGTCAGCTCATGCGCCAGCAGCTGTTTACCGCCCTCGGAATGCGGCGCGTACTGGTTGTCATTGAAATAGATATCACTGCCGGTAGTAAAGGCTTTGGCATTCAGGTCCCGGCTCAGTTGCACCGCACCGGGATCGGTATGTACACGCACATTGCTGAAATCCGCGCCGATGCGTTGCTCCATGAAATTCCTGGTGTCCTTCGGGAGAGATTGCCCAAGCCCTTTACGGGCATGAATGGATTGCTCCACGGAAGGATGCAGGGCGCCGCCGCCATCACCTGCCTTTCTGCTCACCGGCGTCAGGTTGTCCGATAAAGGCTTGCGTTGTGCCTGCTCTTCTTCCTTCTCGCAAGCTGCGCATTTTCTCTGCACCGTTGTTTCCGGCATGCGCATCACCCTGTCCGCAACGGCATCCGCTTCCCGCTCATGTGCATCGCCCGGATGATTGACGGACAGCTTTGGCTGCACCATGGTATGCGCACCAAAGAAGCTCCCGGTATGCGCCGGGGTTTTTATTTTATCCGATAACAGGTTCGTGGTATGCATACAAAACTGTTTTAAACATGATCGCTATCTTCCTCCGCCTTCTACATCAAACTGGAAATTAACGCCGAGCAAATGGGTATATGGACTGTTGCCCAGTACATCTATCAGGCCTGTATAACCGATTCCCGCGCTGAACCCGCTCCATCTTGCGCCTACTGTTGCGCTGAGCGGAATGTTCAGGGATGCGGGGCGGCCGGGGTCCTCCGGATCAAACAACAGGCCGGTGCCGATATCCACATACAACGGGTGCGCCAGGCGGTTAAGGCTGAAGTCCACTGCAGGGCCGAACATAAAGTTGCCATCGCCGGTATTGAACAGCATTTCGAATCCAAGGCGCGGCGTGACCAGTCCCGCTATATCCGCATCACCAAGCCTTCTGCTCAAACGGAGATCGATGATGAAGTCGGGATCTTCCTGCAAGGTCAGTCCTCCTGTAACGCCAAGCTGCGCGACCGGGTTCACCAGTGCGCGGGAAGAAAATCCTTCCGGGTGGTACTGGCATCCCTCGATCTGATTACTGATGAGGTCCGCAAAAGGCTGGTAATGACGGGGGCGGACGTCATCTCCCGAATGCATGATGGATGTGGTATCGCTATGCCCGAAACCCATCGCGGCCCAGCCGATGTATTCATCGGTGAT
This genomic stretch from Chitinophaga sp. XS-30 harbors:
- a CDS encoding chitosanase; amino-acid sequence: MITPGIKTKIIRIINVFETGTPDGKYDALVIFPDGRNGSRQITYGRSQTTEQGNLRNLLERYVAMNGMFAADFMPYIPKVGAVPLVDNKPFKDLLKKSAREDPLMRQAQDDTFEILYFQPALHFFNAEQFALPLSLLVIYDSYIHSGSIPAFLRVRFPERTPLRGGDEKAWIKAYTKTRQHWLATHSRKVLHPTVYRTKTFLREMDKGNWMLDAPVTTQGVTVP
- a CDS encoding ATP-binding protein; the protein is METTRTNRSIKHNGNGLTDSYLVTALDYFRDFVAGRLAMHLQNEAMVSQGLPPPEPHDESPFARFARHSVPSHEEMIVLLATLAPHIMTGFYDNIMQQFLPQGGELPEFGGIKGQHQRGTLPTGETALFLLAGADVQKRLSLLTLFSDASFLFRHRILSLEPVRTGEPFLSGRLLLDAEYAEVFTTGKVGLPKAGISFPAEHITTQMDWEDLVLPEAVWRQVHELKSWISHHDTLMKEWGMGRKLKPGYRVLFYGPPGTGKTLTATLLGKYTGREVFRVDLSMIISKYIGETEKNLASLFDKAEHKNWILFFDEADAVFGKRTGVRDAHDKYANQEVSYLLQRIEMHAGLTILASNFRNNMDDAFIRRFSSIIYFPPPRPAERLLLLQQSFPSELRMLPDVDMEAIAAAYELTGSHVMNIVQYICLNALERNNLEVSQADILKGVRRELEKEGK
- a CDS encoding DUF4157 domain-containing protein, yielding MHTTNLLSDKIKTPAHTGSFFGAHTMVQPKLSVNHPGDAHEREADAVADRVMRMPETTVQRKCAACEKEEEQAQRKPLSDNLTPVSRKAGDGGGALHPSVEQSIHARKGLGQSLPKDTRNFMEQRIGADFSNVRVHTDPGAVQLSRDLNAKAFTTGSDIYFNDNQYAPHSEGGKQLLAHELTHVVQQGASSHAVQRDCHDGGCDSCDGGIRDFWVTFYFRRRATRATMRWLRQQINGARTILNNCCLRLKCEFNWTMLPGGGDFTFLDDHGGGNWNYLEEAQALGEGNTFNGSRGIPILVVDNVADSGGGVTVDSRFDATYTGRTYAVIAANQRDNPNTNCNALAHELWHISSGTVGHDVAHGTLAACQGNGVSPEYCAGLRQRVAPLGDFPMPARDGTAVA